AGCCTGTTTACATATCCCACGACGAGGTCGAATAGGACGCTGAGGCGGCTGAGTCGAACTTCCAGGTTCATCACATGCTTTCCCAAACCGCCTATACGGCTTTTGATACTTCTTTTTGACACCAACACCTTCAGCCTTTTCGGCTGGCTTCAGAGGTGGAAGGGATGAATCACCTCCTCTAAAGTCTGTTGCTTTGAACTCGTGCCCTTCCCGCATTCGACGAACTAAGTTATCTATTTGGGGATCGATTACTTCTTTCTTCCACTTTGGATCCCCACCTTCATCTGGGATTGAATACGTAACAATAACCtcaaacaaagaacacaaaCATTCATAAGTACACAAAGCTTGAGCGTCTTCACTTCTGTTTTGCAAATAAGATAGACAGCAGCATTGTACCTCAGTTTGGGTTTCCACCAGAAGTATGTCTTCAAAATTCAGAAGTGCATTTGTTGAGTCGCATCCTTCTGGTTCTTGCAAGAAAGAAGTGGTTTTATTAGGTTCGGGAATTTTCTCAAGCAATGAGGGGATAGatttaaaagcaaaaagttACAGCGCCAGATGGAACCCATAACACGCTGTTGACTGCTGTTTCAAACGAAGGCGCATGACCGAAAGGGATTTATCCATTTTAGAAGGATCAGAAGGTTGAGGTGGTNNNNNNNNNNNNNNNNNNNNNNNNNNNNNNNNNNNNNNNNNNNNNNNNNNNNNNNNNNNNNNNNNNNNNNNNNNNNNNNNNNNNNNNNNNNNNNNNNNNNNNNNNNNNNNNNNNNNNNNNNNNNNNNNNNNNNNNNNNNNNNNNNNNNNNNNNNNNNNNNNNNNNNNNNNNNNNNNNNNNNNNNNNNNNNNNNNNNNNNNNNNNNNNNNNNNNNNNNNNNNNNNNNNNNNNNNNNNNNNNNNNNNNNNNNNNNNNNNNNNNNNNNNNNNNNNNNNNNNNNNNNNNNNNNNNNNNNNNNNNNNNNNNNNNNNNNNNNNNNNNNNNNNNNNNNNNNNNNNNNNNNNNNNNNNNNNNNNNNNNNNNNNNNNNNNNNNNNNNNNNNNNNNNNNNNNNNNNNNNNNNNNNNNNNNNNNNNNNNNNNNNNNNNNNNNNNNNNNNNNNNNNNNNNNNNNNNNNNNNNNNNNNNNNNNNNNNNNNNNNNNNNNNNNNNNNNNNNNNNNNNNNNNNNNNNNNNNNNNNNNNNNNNNNNNNNNNNNNNNNNNNNNNNNNNNNNNNNNNNNNNNNNNNNNNNNNNNNNNNNNNNNNNNNNNNNNNNNNNNNNNNNNNNNNNNNNNNNNNNNNNNNNNNNNNNTTCCTCTAGTTCGGACTCCGTGCTAGATACTGAAATACAATGACCAAATCCAGACATTTACCCAacgctttatttttaaaaactttttccaAAGAATTTCACAGCGAAGCTTAGCGAAAGGAGATACCTGCATAACGAGACGCAGTTTTGCCTAGTCGGGGAATTTTCTTGGGATTTGCTTCTCTATCACTGGCGCATTGACTACGAGTCACCCTCCTGGAGGGCGTTACGCTGGAGGGGGATACCATGCCGATCTGGGTACAGTCGAGAGTGGTTCTTATGTGGGATTCTTCTTATGTTTGGTTCTCAATTGCAGCTGTTTAGAGGTGGTTCtggtatattttgatataagggatgttttggtttttctaatttccttcttttttattcttttattaggtctttttttgatttttaaataaaaaatcaagaggTGGCACGGTCGTAATATCAAGAACCACGCGCGCCCTCTGTCGACATTTCACAAGTCTGGAAAAGGCGATTCGTCCAATCTTCTGATTTAAACGCGAGGTCGCCCAACTCCCTAATATCAAACTTGCAATTTGCCTAATTTGccaattttttcatttttatattggtGTGATctaatcaatttttatttttggtcttGAAATAGGAACCAAGTTTTACAAGGCGAAGTAAGTCGTTGGGATGCGGAAACCAAAACTCGGGATCAAGTGACAGTCAAGAGTTAGATTTGGAGTTGAGATTGTCACTTTGATCATTTTGTAATAGTCTGATCTTCATGTAATGGAAAAGAAGTGTAGTGCATTTGTGATTATGATATTATCTGTTGTGATggttaaaataaattgaagCGACAACAGCtgattattttctatttaggGGCATcaaatttcttttcttcttagtGATTGTCTGCCCATTTTAGTTGAAATGGTTTAAAATGCGGAATCGTTTGTACATTTTGAAGAATCAAACTGATTTTTAGATGAATAATAAGTCACATTTGCTTCATAGAATTAGTATGCTGTAGTAGTcttgttttctaaaaataaaatatattaataaaaaaattattttttttcatttaatttttattgcaTACAACTACATCAGAAATTTTACGAACTAAATTCTATAGTCTAATTTTTACGGTCCAACTAATCATGCAATGTTTATATCAAAATCACTTTTTGTCGActtcaaaatcattttaaaaaaatttaaaacctaataaatatttcaaacggtcaacaaaaatgatagaatgtCTAGAAAAAAGATAAATAGTACAACTCAGGtgcacaaaaaaagagagagtataACTCAAATCTTTTGGCATTCGAGATTTGCAAAACCAGACCGAAAAGCTAACAAATAACGAACCGGTCAAGACATGAACCAAAATACCAATACATAACTGACTATGAATTGCCGGTACAGAAACTACAAGCGGAATTTCTTGCAACCGTCTTATTGGGAATACTATTTGAAGACATTGTTGTCTCTTTAACGGTTGATGGGAGTGTGCATACGCTCAACGATCTTATTCACAGCATCACGGGACATCACAAGCGTGTCGTGGAGCAAAATGCTGTAAACGTTAAGCCCCTGCAAAGCATTACACAAACAAGATTCAATATTCGTAAACCGGTTTATCACGTAACTGCAAAGTTTGACACAGGGTCGAGTATGCGACTTACTATTGATGGAAGTATGTTAACATAGTGGAGGTTTTGGGTGGCTAGCTTCAGCTTCTCATCGATAGGACCGCCTTCTACAACGAGCACTTTCTTCGTGGTCTCCATTTGATTGTAATAGTTTACAATGTTCTTTGTCTTGTGCGTTGGCAATGCCAAATCATCAAACACAAGGAGCTGCATAGTTTTCACAAAACATTCAGCAAATACAAAGCAGACTAGTAATAACACGGGCACTtaaggagaagagaaagaagctgACTTTTCCTTCTGCAGCTCTAGCTGTGAGTGCTATCTTCAGACCAAGTCTTCGAACCTGCTTATTCATCTTTATCGCATGGCTTCTTGGTCTGGGCCCATGCATCACACAACCACCTCGGAACTAGCGGTTTCAATAAACTTCATCAGAAAAGAACTGCGGTTTGGTGAGAAGAAAGCTCAAGTATGATGTTTACCTGAGGGCCACGAAGTGTACCATGTCTAGCCCGACCTGTACCCTTCTGGTTCCATGGCTTTCTACCAGTTCCGCTAACCTCACTTATTGTTTTGGTCGAGTGAGTTCCCTGAACATCCACCAAAATGCGTCAGACTTATTGATTGTTTAAATGAGATAATCAATTAGAGTAATACCTGCTGACGTTTGGCAAGCTGCCATCTGACGACGTGGTGAATGATATCTTTCCTTACAGGAACATCAAAGACATCACCAGCTAAAACCATGAAACCCCTGTCTTCGTTCTGAAAATTAGTCACGGGAATGACCAAGTCTTGATATTGTCCTACGGAAAGTATCAAATACATTACCAACCAGTGAAAACTTGTACAGAATAATGAAACGAGACCAGCAATAAAGAAAACATCATTGTTCAGTAGATTTTGATCAGGGCTCAAGCGCAATCACAAGAAATGAGAACATACAAAGCCTAACACAAGCACAGCACCGGTAACCAAACTCTCCGTCACTTTAATACATCATAAGCTAAAGCATACTGCTTTAAACAAAAAGCTAAAGCATACTCCTTTCTGAAATGAGAGTAATCTCATACCCTGTAAGACCAGTTTGTAGCAATAGTATGTCCATATATCCAACATATGGTTCGATGAATGTTAACTACTTCCTTGATTCATACCTATGGTTCGGTCTGGTGTAATGACTGTCTTTTGGGAAAGTAAATCATGAGGAAATGAATCATCAGGTGTCAAAATAGAAGTGGAGAGCTTTCGGTTTGAAAGTAAACCCATTCCACACTGCATTtgatagataacaaaaaaaaaaaaaaaatgaaatcaacaTCTCAAGAATAGTGAAAACTAGGTGGTTATATGCAATGGGAGTGATGTAAACACCAACCTTGAGATCACTATAACGAGAGCTTAAACCATTTCCAGATGCATTCGCTGTTCCAAAAGAGACAGATAAGCAATTAGAGAACAAAGGCAAACGAAAAGGTACATTCTTTACGAGCTTAGAGACTGAGATAATACTCGCGTTGCTGCGTCCTAAGGCTGTGAAAGATCCAAAAGTGCGAAGAACTCTTTTTGAGAGTGAAGCAGCCATATCCTTTGATTCAATTGAAGAGACCCTAAATGCTCATCTACAACACCCAAATCGAGTTTCTCAATCTAGAGTAAAATGCAATCTAATcgaaacaccaaaaatactcaaaatcaGAATCTCAGCATATAACAAGAGTAGATCCTATTGTGCTCCCTTAAGAGAATAAGAAAACTAACCGGTCAGAGGAGCGGCggtgaagaagacgaagaagtaAAACGGCGACTATCAAGGTTTTAAGACTCGGGAGG
The sequence above is drawn from the Brassica oleracea var. oleracea cultivar TO1000 unplaced genomic scaffold, BOL UnpScaffold00846, whole genome shotgun sequence genome and encodes:
- the LOC106320188 gene encoding 50S ribosomal protein L4 yields the protein MAASLSKRVLRTFGSFTALGRSNATNASGNGLSSRYSDLKCGMGLLSNRKLSTSILTPDDSFPHDLLSQKTVITPDRTIGQYQDLVIPVTNFQNEDRGFMVLAGDVFDVPVRKDIIHHVVRWQLAKRQQGTHSTKTISEVSGTGRKPWNQKGTGRARHGTLRGPQFRGGCVMHGPRPRSHAIKMNKQVRRLGLKIALTARAAEGKLLVFDDLALPTHKTKNIVNYYNQMETTKKVLVVEGGPIDEKLKLATQNLHYVNILPSIGLNVYSILLHDTLVMSRDAVNKIVERMHTPINR